A part of Melittangium boletus DSM 14713 genomic DNA contains:
- a CDS encoding Rrf2 family transcriptional regulator: MSTNSRFTVAIHILTLLAHGGGEQMTSEYIAGSVNTHPVVIRRLLALLRDARLVTSQVGVGGGWQLMRSPKGITLRDIYRAVEGGPLFPLHSNTPNPRCPVGSTIQSALTGHFEEAQLALEKNLERTTVADLVQEVGALAR, from the coding sequence ATGAGTACCAACAGCCGATTCACCGTCGCCATCCACATCCTCACCCTGCTCGCCCACGGTGGGGGTGAGCAGATGACGTCGGAGTACATCGCGGGGAGTGTGAACACCCACCCGGTGGTCATCCGACGGCTGCTGGCGCTCCTCCGGGACGCCCGACTGGTCACCTCCCAGGTCGGCGTGGGAGGAGGCTGGCAGCTCATGCGTTCTCCCAAGGGAATCACCCTGAGGGACATCTACCGCGCGGTGGAGGGAGGTCCCCTCTTCCCCCTCCACAGTAACACCCCGAACCCACGCTGCCCGGTGGGGAGCACCATTCAGTCCGCGCTCACCGGGCACTTCGAGGAGGCGCAGCTCGCGCTGGAGAAGAACCTCGAGCGCACGACCGTCGCGGACCTCGTCCAGGAGGTCGGCGCGCTCGCCCGCTAG
- a CDS encoding protein-ADP-ribose hydrolase encodes MTPPALALDAYRALVSLDTPFTPPPPAPAEEHPALVRHLLQQLHSDGTERQLREVLGANTPPETDARAWLLALLTVRGPQPFPEGFHLAMDRLLQRERRMRPEVSPAGLPRLGALPGTAAAHCTLWQGDITTLAADAIVNAANAELLGCFGPFHACIDNAIHAAAGPHLREDCARIMRAQGALEPTGHAKATRAYNLPARYVLHTVGPIVRGALTPEHEEALASCYRACLDVASRLQDVRSVAMCAISTGVFGFPKGPAARVALRTVGAWLREHPGAIDQVIFNVFGDEDREAYSAAFRAGALDARG; translated from the coding sequence ATGACCCCTCCCGCATTGGCTCTCGACGCGTACCGCGCGCTCGTGTCGCTCGATACTCCCTTCACGCCCCCTCCTCCCGCCCCGGCGGAGGAACACCCGGCCCTCGTGCGGCACCTGCTCCAGCAACTCCACTCCGATGGAACCGAGAGGCAGCTGCGTGAGGTGCTGGGGGCGAACACCCCGCCCGAAACGGATGCGCGGGCCTGGCTGCTCGCGCTCCTGACGGTTCGGGGTCCCCAGCCCTTCCCCGAGGGCTTCCACCTGGCCATGGACCGGCTCCTCCAGAGGGAGCGGCGGATGCGTCCCGAGGTGTCTCCCGCCGGTCTGCCCCGTCTCGGCGCGCTCCCGGGTACGGCCGCCGCCCACTGCACCCTCTGGCAGGGAGACATCACCACCCTCGCCGCGGACGCCATCGTCAACGCCGCGAACGCCGAGCTGCTCGGGTGCTTCGGCCCCTTCCACGCGTGCATCGACAACGCCATCCACGCGGCGGCCGGCCCCCACCTGCGCGAGGATTGCGCACGCATCATGAGGGCCCAGGGCGCCCTCGAGCCCACGGGCCACGCGAAGGCCACCCGGGCCTACAACCTGCCCGCCCGTTACGTGCTGCACACGGTGGGGCCCATCGTGCGCGGCGCCTTGACTCCGGAGCACGAGGAGGCGCTCGCGTCGTGTTACCGCGCCTGTCTGGACGTGGCCTCGCGGCTCCAGGACGTGCGCTCGGTGGCGATGTGCGCCATCTCCACGGGCGTCTTCGGCTTTCCCAAGGGCCCCGCCGCCCGGGTGGCGCTGCGCACGGTGGGAGCGTGGCTGCGCGAGCACCCCGGCGCCATCGACCAGGTCATCTTCAACGTCTTCGGCGACGAGGACCGCGAGGCCTATTCCGCCGCGTTTCGAGCAGGAGCCCTCGATGCGCGCGGCTGA
- a CDS encoding NAD-dependent protein deacetylase of SIR2 family, producing the protein MRAAEGGEAVERARRWLAESDRVLIGAGAGMSAAAGIDYGDTDTFARLFPAFVRMGFRAQYQLIGYPRLTPAQHWGYWSTHVKHVRFGEDERPAYQALRHLVTGKDTFVLTSNVDMLFPRNGFDEARLFTPQGDYARMQCRRPCSRETWPTRPLIERALAAVDPVTQEVTDPDSLPRCPHCGGAVFMNVRLDAAFLEEPYVEQAQRFRQWMREGAAKRLLVIEVGAGFNTPSVVRWRMEHLVHHHPAARLVRINLTDAEVPEELGERAVSLSMGAGQAFELLGRS; encoded by the coding sequence ATGCGCGCGGCTGAGGGAGGCGAGGCCGTGGAACGGGCGCGGCGGTGGCTCGCGGAAAGCGACCGGGTCCTCATTGGAGCGGGAGCGGGCATGTCCGCCGCGGCGGGCATCGACTATGGGGACACGGACACATTCGCCCGGCTGTTCCCCGCCTTCGTCCGCATGGGCTTTCGCGCGCAGTACCAGCTCATCGGCTACCCGCGACTCACTCCCGCGCAGCACTGGGGGTATTGGTCGACGCACGTGAAGCACGTGCGCTTCGGAGAGGACGAGCGCCCCGCCTACCAGGCACTCCGCCACCTCGTGACGGGCAAGGACACGTTCGTCCTCACCTCCAACGTCGACATGTTGTTTCCTCGCAACGGCTTCGACGAGGCGCGGCTCTTCACGCCGCAGGGGGACTACGCACGTATGCAGTGCCGGAGGCCCTGCTCCCGGGAGACGTGGCCCACGCGGCCCCTCATCGAGCGGGCCCTCGCGGCGGTGGACCCGGTGACCCAGGAGGTGACCGATCCGGACAGCCTCCCGCGCTGCCCCCACTGTGGGGGAGCCGTCTTCATGAACGTGCGCCTGGACGCGGCCTTCCTGGAGGAGCCCTACGTGGAGCAGGCCCAGCGCTTCCGCCAGTGGATGCGCGAAGGCGCGGCGAAGCGGCTCCTCGTCATCGAGGTCGGCGCCGGCTTCAACACGCCCTCGGTGGTGCGCTGGCGGATGGAACACCTCGTCCACCACCACCCGGCGGCCCGGCTGGTCCGCATCAACCTCACGGACGCCGAGGTCCCCGAGGAGCTTGGCGAGCGCGCCGTCTCCCTGTCCATGGGGGCGGGTCAGGCCTTTGAACTGCTGGGGCGGAGCTGA
- a CDS encoding MXAN_6652 family MXYO-CTERM-anchored protein, with amino-acid sequence MRFVPGGVTAALAVSLLSTSAFAYPKGIIGFSGKSDATCTTCHQPGAAVPTVEISGPSKLAVGETGQYTFIIRGGPAKVGGAGIAVSDATASLTAVTGAGLMRSNGELIQTPAKPFTNEELRFDFAVVAPTSAGSFTLFAAGNSANGDGLNTGDGIAHTKLDVTVSAATDSEEEGGCSSAGGAPMWLLSLLAGGALLRRSRTASR; translated from the coding sequence ATGCGGTTCGTTCCTGGTGGCGTCACGGCGGCGCTCGCGGTGTCTCTCCTCTCCACGTCGGCCTTCGCATACCCCAAGGGCATCATCGGCTTCTCGGGCAAGTCCGACGCCACCTGCACCACCTGTCACCAGCCGGGCGCGGCTGTCCCCACCGTGGAGATCTCCGGCCCCTCCAAGCTCGCCGTCGGCGAGACGGGGCAGTACACCTTCATCATCCGGGGTGGGCCCGCGAAGGTGGGGGGCGCGGGCATCGCGGTGAGCGATGCCACCGCGTCACTCACCGCCGTCACGGGCGCGGGCCTGATGCGGTCGAATGGCGAACTCATCCAGACGCCCGCCAAGCCCTTCACCAACGAGGAGCTGCGCTTCGACTTCGCTGTGGTGGCGCCGACGAGCGCGGGCTCCTTCACCCTCTTCGCGGCGGGCAACTCGGCCAACGGAGATGGACTCAACACGGGGGATGGTATCGCCCACACGAAGCTGGACGTGACGGTGTCCGCGGCGACGGACTCCGAGGAGGAGGGAGGGTGCTCCTCCGCCGGCGGCGCTCCCATGTGGCTGCTGTCCCTGCTCGCGGGCGGTGCGCTTCTTCGCCGCTCGCGCACCGCGAGCCGTTGA
- a CDS encoding RedB protein produces MLSRSMLGGLLALWVGAVAGGSALQWNYVNAPGAREAQPERWPEASLVKRESTGLTLVMLAHPRCPCTRASLRELASLMEQTKGRLSAHVFLWVPKSAHSDFHDGELWRRARGIPGVQVHADVEGEEARRFGALTSGHTVVYGPDGRLLFSGGLTPMRGHSGESAGKEAILALARDEKPERARTDVYGCGLRESSARASAL; encoded by the coding sequence ATGCTGTCACGTTCGATGTTGGGCGGATTGCTCGCGCTCTGGGTCGGTGCCGTGGCGGGAGGCTCGGCGCTCCAGTGGAATTACGTGAACGCTCCCGGGGCCCGTGAGGCCCAGCCCGAGCGCTGGCCCGAGGCGAGCCTCGTGAAGCGCGAGTCCACGGGGCTGACGTTGGTGATGCTCGCTCACCCCCGCTGTCCCTGTACGCGCGCCAGCCTTCGGGAACTCGCTTCCTTGATGGAGCAGACGAAGGGCCGGCTCTCCGCGCACGTGTTCCTGTGGGTCCCCAAGTCGGCTCATTCCGACTTTCACGACGGTGAGTTGTGGCGGCGCGCGCGAGGGATTCCAGGCGTCCAGGTGCACGCGGATGTCGAGGGCGAGGAGGCCCGGCGATTCGGCGCGCTCACCTCGGGCCACACCGTGGTGTACGGCCCGGATGGGCGGTTGTTGTTCTCCGGCGGCCTCACCCCGATGCGAGGCCACTCGGGAGAGAGCGCGGGCAAGGAGGCCATCCTGGCGCTCGCGCGGGATGAGAAGCCGGAGCGAGCGCGCACGGACGTGTATGGCTGCGGCCTGCGCGAGTCCTCCGCGCGGGCCTCGGCTCTCTGA
- a CDS encoding GNAT family N-acetyltransferase, producing MNHDSGTSSWAEVATFVQAHPAPGMSLDDARRIVTSLVRGPEAVLDLEDERGRWVVAAVVDTCASVDHSADLVPLGLREREVTPQALHHLLDRAEACVLQGPLSTLDITLTPERESWEEPLRARGYAPAYSLYALERPAEGPPLAPRAPLPQGWRWMELEEDQLPDYHRVVSAAFASVPGAFVPPLEEMAQAVSRAERRPHVLVEDRKVHAFTTVRVHAREDGLAGEVRTLGREPGLRGTGLGEHALGRALELLRAERVTRFELEAAARNDAALRLYQRHGFQIVRSVPLFRRRLTERR from the coding sequence ATGAATCACGACAGCGGGACTTCATCCTGGGCCGAGGTGGCCACCTTTGTCCAAGCACACCCCGCCCCGGGGATGAGCCTGGACGACGCGCGCCGCATCGTCACCAGTCTGGTCCGTGGACCGGAGGCCGTGCTCGACTTGGAGGATGAGCGGGGACGGTGGGTCGTCGCCGCGGTCGTCGACACGTGCGCCAGCGTGGACCACAGCGCGGACCTCGTCCCGCTGGGACTCCGGGAGCGCGAAGTGACGCCCCAGGCGCTCCACCACCTCCTCGACCGGGCCGAGGCGTGCGTCCTCCAAGGTCCCTTGAGCACCCTGGACATCACCCTGACACCGGAGCGCGAGTCCTGGGAGGAGCCGCTTCGCGCCAGGGGCTACGCACCGGCCTATTCGCTGTACGCCCTGGAGCGCCCGGCGGAGGGTCCTCCGCTCGCTCCCCGCGCGCCCTTGCCCCAGGGCTGGCGGTGGATGGAACTCGAGGAGGATCAACTCCCGGACTACCACCGGGTGGTCTCGGCGGCCTTCGCCTCCGTTCCGGGCGCGTTCGTTCCTCCATTGGAGGAGATGGCCCAGGCGGTTTCACGCGCCGAGCGCCGGCCCCACGTCCTGGTGGAAGACCGGAAGGTCCATGCGTTCACGACCGTGCGCGTCCACGCGCGGGAGGATGGCCTCGCGGGCGAGGTGAGGACCCTGGGCCGGGAGCCCGGGCTGCGAGGCACCGGTCTCGGGGAACATGCACTGGGACGAGCCCTGGAGCTGCTCCGGGCCGAGCGGGTCACTCGCTTCGAACTGGAGGCCGCCGCGCGCAACGACGCGGCGCTGAGGCTCTACCAGCGCCACGGTTTTCAGATCGTCCGGAGCGTGCCCCTCTTCCGGCGGCGCCTCACGGAGCGCCGCTGA
- a CDS encoding protein phosphatase 2C domain-containing protein: MSEAFTTISAFLVSCVNAAPDRDAVASVRDWFAIRTHPGLVRQENQDRVIVARWSQRDEQCWAVAVADGIGSGKAGAEAAATALAAFIGALVDTGERSMDARLAKAGERANEVVYRRWRGKEGTTLSSVYVCNGRASLVNIGDSRIYGIDREGETQLLTRDDVLPTLPGNLLQFVGMGQDLVPHVSVVPSRVARVLLTSDGVHNYVNPLLPHLVRAASTDARLLVDRLTHLSVWCGGADNSTCALAAVAGRAFGSAQAETVLDVWTPGIHHRMSIGMESLRRAKSRRRDGASPPRAKPDSNPRVPAAGRESEPQRAARAPRPSVTMAFDDDQAPPPTPAVPERDKH; this comes from the coding sequence ATGAGTGAAGCCTTCACCACCATTTCCGCCTTCCTCGTGTCCTGCGTTAATGCAGCACCGGACCGCGATGCTGTTGCGAGCGTTCGAGACTGGTTCGCCATCCGGACCCATCCAGGATTGGTCCGTCAAGAGAACCAAGACCGCGTGATTGTTGCTCGCTGGTCTCAACGAGACGAGCAGTGTTGGGCCGTGGCCGTCGCTGACGGCATCGGGAGCGGGAAGGCCGGCGCGGAAGCTGCTGCGACGGCATTAGCCGCTTTTATCGGTGCGCTTGTCGATACTGGAGAACGGAGCATGGATGCTCGTCTTGCCAAAGCGGGAGAACGGGCTAATGAGGTCGTTTACCGTCGCTGGCGCGGCAAAGAGGGGACGACGCTCTCCTCAGTTTACGTATGTAACGGGCGAGCATCGCTGGTCAACATCGGCGACTCCCGCATCTATGGCATCGATCGCGAGGGAGAAACCCAACTCCTTACCCGGGATGATGTGCTGCCGACCCTTCCAGGGAACCTCCTGCAGTTCGTTGGCATGGGGCAGGATTTGGTTCCCCATGTAAGCGTGGTCCCCTCAAGAGTTGCGCGGGTTCTTCTTACCTCTGACGGAGTCCATAACTACGTCAATCCGCTACTCCCTCATCTCGTTCGTGCAGCTTCCACTGACGCCCGCCTACTAGTGGATCGATTGACACATCTTTCGGTTTGGTGTGGCGGCGCTGACAATTCTACCTGTGCGTTAGCCGCGGTCGCTGGCAGAGCATTCGGAAGCGCGCAGGCAGAAACAGTACTCGATGTTTGGACCCCAGGCATCCATCACAGAATGAGTATAGGGATGGAATCATTGAGGCGGGCAAAATCTCGAAGACGTGACGGTGCGAGCCCGCCGCGAGCCAAACCAGACTCCAATCCTCGCGTTCCCGCAGCCGGTCGCGAATCAGAACCACAGCGCGCTGCGCGAGCGCCGCGGCCTAGCGTCACGATGGCGTTTGACGACGACCAAGCCCCACCTCCCACCCCTGCTGTACCGGAGAGGGACAAACATTGA
- a CDS encoding protein kinase domain-containing protein — translation MPHTYTSGAIVGERYRVVRYISEGGMQEVFLATDMILNRQVALKVPFNQSARKRFNRSATLSAKVNHPNAARTLDYLADTVSQHLVEEFIGGQNLGEVMAAISCFDPDACAWVLHHLARGLAAVHRHGVVHRDLKPGNIMVTGGLGFDGLKITDFGVARMAEQEIEEAVKTGTVTTSKTAIGALPYMAPEVIDTPGKPMLPADIWAVGALVFQLLSGELPFGQGFAAVPRIQAAVAPAMPKAVQDHPQFSHLGREIHGILLQCLQRDPSARPTAIQLVSLCDRLCYSPIVGRKIGVVEGYPGRSFGFIRPQGDGGSVFFHVESVVGRKPRVGQRVWYQPYDGTPRERAHPVIPMVDE, via the coding sequence ATGCCACACACTTACACCTCCGGAGCCATTGTCGGAGAACGGTATAGGGTTGTTCGTTACATCTCCGAAGGAGGTATGCAGGAGGTGTTTCTGGCGACGGACATGATACTCAACCGCCAAGTAGCACTGAAGGTGCCCTTCAATCAATCTGCGCGCAAGCGCTTTAATCGAAGCGCCACGCTTAGCGCCAAGGTCAACCATCCGAACGCAGCGCGAACGCTCGATTACCTTGCTGACACAGTCAGTCAGCACCTTGTTGAAGAGTTCATTGGCGGGCAAAACCTGGGTGAAGTAATGGCGGCGATTTCCTGCTTTGATCCAGATGCGTGTGCTTGGGTGCTGCATCATCTAGCGCGGGGGCTAGCTGCAGTGCATCGGCATGGTGTCGTTCATCGAGACTTGAAGCCGGGGAACATTATGGTCACGGGCGGCTTGGGATTTGATGGCCTGAAGATCACGGACTTCGGTGTAGCACGAATGGCCGAGCAGGAAATCGAAGAGGCTGTCAAAACCGGGACTGTTACGACATCAAAGACAGCAATCGGGGCACTTCCCTATATGGCCCCAGAGGTCATCGACACTCCAGGTAAGCCGATGCTCCCAGCAGACATCTGGGCAGTGGGCGCGCTCGTGTTCCAACTCTTATCTGGAGAGTTGCCTTTCGGTCAAGGATTCGCGGCTGTGCCGCGCATCCAGGCGGCGGTCGCGCCCGCCATGCCCAAAGCGGTTCAGGACCATCCTCAGTTCAGCCACTTGGGGCGGGAAATCCATGGAATCCTGTTGCAGTGCTTGCAACGAGACCCATCTGCTCGACCTACAGCAATACAGTTGGTTTCGCTGTGTGATCGGCTTTGCTATAGTCCCATCGTCGGCCGTAAGATCGGCGTCGTTGAGGGTTACCCAGGTCGCAGCTTTGGATTTATTCGGCCGCAGGGGGACGGGGGCTCGGTTTTTTTCCACGTCGAGAGCGTAGTGGGTCGAAAGCCGAGGGTTGGGCAGCGAGTTTGGTATCAGCCCTACGACGGAACTCCTCGTGAACGCGCCCACCCCGTTATACCGATGGTTGATGAATGA
- a CDS encoding AAA family ATPase produces MSGIRLVGIHVEGFRAFQAPFDASFRSPLGTPTDVVVIAGPNGMGKTSLLEAILLAMGKESLIRQSLVAETANGHWRTEIPDTASLSLTFDVSSAPGTELGAYAPCEVRIVRSLATWRLEIVRENQIQPLQDPVRESFLRDVPVEYLSSWRGPFQLGGVRASATISEIPQDERYRFFRLKQRIIDERSARGFSDRETRDAVWLNRLNEVWCSWHDKTDTWIDALETGDVERPFDLFLVRDIGYGAQPVCPLDMASSGELEWVTLAGSLIVDDFQGMLLIDEPELHLHPQWQARLLPTLRKLAPEAQLVVATHSAYPWDQALPFQRLLLLPPDDPRRSDVSGESK; encoded by the coding sequence ATGAGTGGCATCCGGCTTGTAGGCATCCACGTCGAGGGATTCAGGGCTTTCCAGGCCCCGTTTGATGCCTCATTTCGCAGCCCCTTGGGCACTCCGACAGATGTGGTGGTCATCGCAGGACCAAACGGGATGGGAAAGACCAGCCTTTTGGAGGCGATACTCCTTGCAATGGGAAAGGAGTCTCTTATCAGGCAGTCGCTCGTCGCAGAGACAGCGAATGGACATTGGCGCACAGAAATTCCGGACACTGCGAGTCTTTCGCTGACGTTCGATGTGTCTAGTGCACCAGGAACAGAACTCGGGGCCTACGCTCCTTGTGAAGTGCGTATCGTACGTTCGTTGGCCACTTGGCGACTAGAAATAGTTCGAGAGAACCAGATTCAACCCCTGCAAGACCCAGTCCGCGAGAGCTTCTTGAGAGACGTGCCTGTCGAATACCTCTCTTCATGGCGCGGGCCATTTCAACTCGGTGGTGTACGAGCATCTGCAACCATCTCCGAGATTCCCCAAGACGAGCGTTATCGATTCTTTCGGCTGAAGCAGCGCATAATCGATGAGCGGTCCGCGCGTGGATTCTCTGATCGGGAGACGCGTGATGCCGTGTGGCTAAATCGGCTAAATGAGGTTTGGTGTAGTTGGCATGACAAGACAGACACTTGGATCGATGCTCTGGAGACCGGAGATGTCGAACGTCCATTCGATCTCTTTTTAGTGCGCGATATTGGTTACGGAGCCCAGCCGGTCTGCCCGCTGGACATGGCCAGTTCAGGGGAATTGGAATGGGTAACCCTTGCAGGCTCGCTCATTGTTGATGACTTTCAGGGGATGTTGCTCATCGATGAGCCAGAACTGCACCTCCATCCACAATGGCAAGCTCGACTTCTTCCCACTCTTCGGAAGCTAGCACCGGAGGCTCAACTGGTCGTCGCCACGCACTCAGCGTATCCCTGGGACCAAGCGCTCCCCTTTCAACGACTCTTGCTTCTCCCTCCCGACGACCCACGGCGCTCGGATGTTTCCGGAGAATCTAAATAA
- the argB gene encoding acetylglutamate kinase, giving the protein MSGLADFRGRWFVVKIGGELAQDRPRLAASVGAAVRAFRDAGIRVAVIHGGGPQATELQKKLGLQPRMVAGRRYTDEATLEVMKMSLAGQVSVDVAAAFRLAGVPALCTTGMSAGLIQARRRPPKVMSGAGPEPVDLGLVGDVVGVDTDMFGRIADAGLVPVLGSLAGDDQGQAFNINADTVATRVAAKLGAAKLFLVSNVPGVLANKDDASTRLPTLTPIQAREKIANGVIQGGMIPKVEESLEMLEEGIEAIHIVGLSPPDALLHEAERPGSHGTAFLRG; this is encoded by the coding sequence GTGAGCGGACTGGCGGACTTCCGGGGGCGTTGGTTCGTGGTGAAGATTGGCGGCGAGCTGGCGCAGGACCGGCCGAGGCTCGCCGCGAGCGTGGGCGCCGCCGTGCGGGCCTTCCGTGACGCGGGCATCCGCGTGGCCGTCATCCATGGCGGTGGGCCCCAGGCCACCGAGCTGCAGAAGAAGCTCGGTCTGCAACCGAGGATGGTGGCCGGGCGGCGCTACACGGACGAGGCCACGCTCGAGGTGATGAAGATGTCGCTCGCGGGCCAGGTGTCCGTGGACGTGGCGGCGGCCTTCCGGCTCGCGGGAGTGCCCGCGCTGTGCACCACGGGCATGTCCGCGGGGCTCATCCAGGCGCGGCGCCGTCCGCCCAAGGTGATGAGCGGCGCGGGGCCGGAGCCGGTGGACCTGGGCCTGGTGGGTGACGTGGTGGGCGTGGACACGGACATGTTCGGGCGCATCGCGGACGCGGGGCTGGTGCCCGTGCTCGGCTCGCTCGCGGGCGATGACCAGGGCCAGGCCTTCAACATCAACGCGGACACGGTGGCCACGCGCGTGGCGGCGAAGCTGGGCGCGGCCAAGCTCTTCCTGGTGTCCAACGTGCCCGGCGTGCTCGCGAACAAGGATGACGCCTCCACGCGGCTGCCCACGCTCACGCCCATCCAGGCGCGCGAGAAGATCGCCAATGGGGTCATCCAGGGCGGGATGATTCCCAAGGTGGAGGAGAGCCTGGAGATGCTGGAGGAAGGCATCGAGGCCATCCACATCGTCGGGCTGTCGCCGCCGGACGCGCTCCTGCACGAGGCCGAGCGGCCAGGCAGCCACGGTACGGCCTTCCTGCGAGGGTAG
- the argC gene encoding N-acetyl-gamma-glutamyl-phosphate reductase, with protein sequence MANKVKAVLIGGTGYGGSEILRRLLFHPHVEVVRITSVDNIGKKVGDVHFNLAGLTDLSFQELPPVQAVAGADVAFLAMPHKTTAKVVMELLASGVRIVDLSGDFRLRDAAAYAKYYGVEHPAPHMLTEGSFTYGLPELNREAIRQARYIASPGCFATTIALGLLPLARAGLLSGPIHTVAATGSSGSGANPQITTHHPLRASNLRTYKPLEHQHIPEILQTLRAAGANEDTSLEFVPVSAPLPRGIFATSFAEVPAATTQEQLNAAWKSAYANEPFIRIIGGGRQPEVVGVAGSNYVEVGFTLGPVTGATRRVVCFSALDNLVKGGAGQSIQSFNLMMGWDERLTLAEPGLWP encoded by the coding sequence ATGGCCAACAAGGTCAAGGCAGTTCTCATCGGGGGTACCGGCTACGGCGGGTCGGAGATCCTCCGCCGGCTCCTCTTCCACCCCCACGTGGAGGTGGTTCGCATCACCTCGGTGGACAACATCGGCAAGAAGGTGGGCGACGTCCATTTCAACCTGGCGGGCCTCACGGACCTGTCCTTCCAGGAGCTGCCCCCCGTGCAGGCCGTGGCGGGCGCGGACGTGGCCTTCCTGGCCATGCCCCACAAGACCACCGCGAAGGTGGTGATGGAACTGCTCGCCTCGGGCGTGCGCATCGTGGACCTGTCGGGAGACTTCCGCCTGCGCGACGCGGCCGCGTACGCGAAGTACTACGGCGTGGAGCACCCGGCGCCGCACATGCTCACCGAGGGTTCCTTCACCTACGGCCTGCCCGAGCTCAACCGCGAGGCCATCCGCCAGGCGCGCTACATCGCGAGCCCCGGCTGCTTCGCCACCACCATCGCGCTGGGCCTGTTGCCGCTCGCGCGCGCGGGTCTGCTCTCCGGCCCCATCCACACGGTGGCGGCCACGGGCTCGTCGGGCAGCGGCGCCAATCCGCAAATCACCACGCACCACCCGCTGCGCGCGTCCAACCTGCGCACCTACAAGCCGCTGGAGCACCAGCACATCCCGGAAATCCTCCAGACGCTGCGCGCCGCGGGGGCGAACGAGGACACGTCCCTGGAGTTCGTGCCGGTGTCGGCGCCGCTGCCGCGCGGCATCTTCGCCACGTCCTTCGCCGAGGTGCCGGCCGCCACCACCCAGGAACAGCTCAACGCGGCGTGGAAGAGCGCCTACGCGAACGAGCCCTTCATCCGCATCATCGGTGGAGGCCGTCAGCCCGAGGTGGTGGGCGTGGCGGGCAGCAACTACGTGGAGGTGGGCTTCACGCTGGGGCCAGTGACGGGCGCCACGCGGCGCGTGGTGTGCTTCTCGGCGCTCGACAACCTGGTGAAGGGCGGCGCGGGCCAGTCCATCCAGAGCTTCAACCTGATGATGGGCTGGGACGAGCGCCTGACGCTCGCCGAGCCGGGACTGTGGCCGTGA
- a CDS encoding GNAT family N-acetyltransferase: MSTAWRIRPIETRDDGAMAAVIRSVMPEFGADGPGFALHDVEVDGLTAAYAVAGRAYWVVVDEADRVMGGGGIAPLEGGDPRICELRKMYFRPEARGHGLGERMLRQCLAFAREAGYRTCYLETLAGMTQAQTLYRRLGFQPLSAPLGATGHFGCDRWYTLELGTGG, encoded by the coding sequence ATGAGCACAGCATGGAGAATCCGTCCCATCGAGACCCGGGACGATGGTGCGATGGCGGCCGTCATCCGCTCGGTCATGCCCGAGTTCGGGGCGGATGGTCCGGGCTTCGCCCTCCACGACGTGGAGGTGGATGGTCTGACCGCGGCCTATGCGGTTGCCGGCCGGGCCTACTGGGTGGTGGTGGACGAAGCGGACCGGGTGATGGGCGGCGGGGGAATCGCCCCGCTGGAGGGCGGCGATCCGCGCATCTGCGAGCTGCGCAAGATGTATTTCCGGCCCGAGGCGCGCGGACACGGCCTGGGCGAGCGGATGCTGCGCCAGTGTCTGGCCTTCGCCCGGGAGGCGGGCTACCGCACGTGCTACCTGGAGACCCTGGCGGGCATGACCCAGGCGCAGACGCTCTACCGGCGCCTGGGCTTCCAACCGCTGTCCGCGCCCCTGGGCGCCACGGGTCACTTCGGGTGTGACCGCTGGTACACGCTCGAGCTGGGCACGGGCGGATGA